A portion of the Lolium rigidum isolate FL_2022 chromosome 1, APGP_CSIRO_Lrig_0.1, whole genome shotgun sequence genome contains these proteins:
- the LOC124703475 gene encoding putrescine hydroxycinnamoyltransferase 1-like translates to MVMEEEEQTVKLAESCMVTPSDETPMHGLWLTPIDLTWATTGHIPFLHLYRSASASASGAGAIDDAFFNVARLKAALAKALVAFYPLAGRLGVDAHGRLQIDCAGQGALFVVARPDLTVDDFGSSQPSPELKRLLFPRVEDHSPSLMCGVQVNFLKCGGVALGMALHHIAVDATSAFHFFQTWSAISRDGDAAEATLERPCHDRTLLRPRFPPVVHPDALTVFCPPNHQTPSRDHSPHAVTNQIFVLSKDQVAALKRVCANGVSTFCAVSAHLWRCVCAARRLHPDATTRLIFPANVRASLSPKLPGSFFGNGIIMLGATGKVRDIASKGQLASVAGRIRGAISRMDDELVRSAIDYFEIAGGQTSNQAGSMPETELRVVSWRGMHDADFGRGKPLMVHRAVQPFAGIAYLMDGVGGSMRILLSVEAAIVNDLKRLLLHANF, encoded by the coding sequence ATGgtcatggaggaggaggagcaaacAGTGAAGCTGGCCGAGTCATGCATGGTGACGCCGAGCGACGAGACGCCCATGCATGGCCTGTGGCTTACCCCAATCGACCTCACGTGGGCGACCACAGGCCACATCCCGTTCCTCCACTTGTaccgctccgcctccgcctccgcctccggtgCCGGTGCCATCGACGACGCCTTCTTCAACGTGGCCAGGCTGAAGGCGGCGCTGGCAAAGGCTCTCGTAGCTTTCTACCCCCTGGCCGGCCGCCTCGGCGTGGACGCCCACGGCCGGCTACAGATCGACTGCGCCGGCCAGGGCGCGCTCTTCGTGGTCGCTCGCCCAGACCTCACCGTCGACGACTTCGGTAGCTCCCAGCCGTCGCCGGAGCTAAAGCGGCTCCTCTTTCCCCGCGTTGAGGACCACTCGCCGTCCCTCATGTGCGGCGTCCAGGTGAATTTCCTAAAGTGCGGCGGGGTAGCCCTAGGGATGGCGCTGCACCACATCGCCGTCGACGCGACAAGCGCGTTCCACTTCTTCCAGACCTGGTCCGCCATCTCCAGGGAcggcgacgcggcggaggcgACGCTGGAGCGCCCATGCCACGACCGCACCCTCCTCCGCCCACGCTTCCCGCCCGTCGTCCACCCGGACGCTCTCACCGTGTTCTGCCCCCCAAATCACCAAACCCCATCCCGTGACCACTCGCCCCATGCTGTCACGAACCAGATCTTCGTCCTCTCCAAAGACCAGGTCGCCGCTCTCAAGCGCGTCTGCGCCAACGGCGTGAGCACGTTCTGCGCCGTGAGCGCCCACTTGTGGAGGTGCGTGTGCGCCGCCCGGCGGCTGCATCCCGACGCCACGACGCGCCTCATCTTCCCGGCCAACGTCCGGGCCAGCCTGTCGCCGAAGCTCCCGGGCAGCTTCTTCGGCAACGGGATCATCATGCTGGGCGCCACGGGCAAGGTGCGGGACATCGCCTCGAAGGGGCAGCTAGCCTCCGTCGCCGGCCGGATCAGAGGCGCAATCAGCCGGATGGACGATGAGCTGGTCCGCTCGGCGATCGACTACTTTGAGATTGCCGGCGGCCAGACAAGTAATCAAGCGGGAAGCATGCCGGAGACTGAGCTGAGGGTCGTCAGCTGGCGAGGCATGCACGATGCGGATTTCGGGAGGGGCAAGCCGCTGATGGTGCATCGCGCCGTGCAACCGTTTGCCGGGATCGCCTACCTCATGGACGGCGTCGGGGGCAGCATGCGCATCCTCCTGTCTGTGGAGGCTGCAATTGTCAACGACCTCAAGCGTCTTCTGCTACATGCCAACTTTTAA